The Silene latifolia isolate original U9 population chromosome Y, ASM4854445v1, whole genome shotgun sequence sequence ACCAATCTCTCCCAGATAAATAGGACACGAGGCATATTTACTGGGAAAACCTAAAACAACCTTGAAAGACCGTTACAAGGGGAAGAAGACCACTATAAATAGCatagaagaagaaagaagaaagatcACTTACACACTCGTGTTCTACTCTTATATTTGTAATCATAAACTACCTTAGCATTATTATTAAACAACCATACTCTATTCCTAGCCTGACATACACATTGCCTGTCAAGATACTCAAAATCATAGTAATAATCCCTCCTGGcctggtgcccgtggttttttcccttattcccagggttgttccacgtataaatctttgtgtcttacTTTAGTAATTGTTTTTTACTTAATCTATCGTACTAGTCAGGCATAATTATTTTGAGTTAGATTGCCCTGCAATTACATCCCTGGCAAAACATTACCTAGTGGGAAATCCAGCAAAAACACTTATTCTTTTATCTTTTAATTTTTATACAAATTTTACAAAATGCCTCCAAAGAAACAACTCCAACAACTATgacccaagaggagattgacaaGCTGATAAAGACAAATGCTAACCTGTCATTTTCATTGAAGGATGCACACAAGGGCAAGGAGACCGTAGTTGATCCGGCAAAGATGAGTGCTATTATCGCTCGTCACAATACGGCCAAATATGATGGATTGGGAGAACCATCGGTACTGGGAGATTGGGGCAGAGAGCTTAGCAATCTATTTAAGCTGATTAACTATCCGAAAGAGCTACGTGTGGACCTAGCTACATATTATCTGAGAGGGAAGGTCGGACTATGGTGGGAAAATAGTGTTGAATATTTGAAGGAAGTCTATAGACTAAGTGATGAGTCGTATATTCCATGTAATAGCTTCAAGGACACGCTTAGGAATATCTTCGTACCTGAGCACGTCTGGAGCAAGATGAGGTCGGAATTTGATACTTTTAGGATGACGGAAGGCATTACTGTAGATGAATACCACAACAAGTTTATGGAACTATCTGAGTATATGTCTGATTTAAATTGAGGAGACGGGATAATGGCGCGGAGATTTGAAAACGGGTTGTCTATAGAGATCAAGCATAAGCTTACAGCTGGAATACCAACTAATGTGAAAGATATTTACCAAAGAGAAGGATACGTagagaggctagtggagatgtTAATGGAAGATGGGAAGGAAAAGGGTGAGAAGAGGAAGAATGAAGATGTTGAGAATGCCAGAAACAAGAGGTCTAATAATAGTCAATTCAGGTTGTTTCAGCAAGGGGGATACATTGGTAGTGGTAGAGGGAGCTTCGGTTATGGGGTCGGTGGGGGCCGCGGCCAAGGCTTTATTCGGAAGCGGCGATGCTTTGATTGTTGGAAGTTCGGGCACGTGAAAGCCGAGTGCAGATCTGAACAACGGTATGGCTACAATAGCAATAACAACGTAGCTGGTGGTTTATGAACTCCTCAATCCAGCTATAGGAGTAATTCTGGACAATGGAATAATTAGAGAAGTAACTACAGCAGTAACAACAACTTCAACCGATTTGCCAATTAGGGAAGCAATAACTTTGGGAACGGTATGAACCAGAGGCAGAATGCAGGAAATGGCAACCAGGCACGTGGTGTTAGGACCATAAACAGCTCGGCCTCAACTGTCTTTGGTATGGGTCAAAAGACGGCAGAAAAGCTGTTCATGGTCGAGAAGGGAAAGAGGCTGAGAACGACACTCACATTGTTTCGGGTATTTTTCTTGTAAACTTTAAGCCTTCATTCACATTGTTTGATTCTGGGGCAACTCATTCTTCGTAGCAAGTGAGCATGCTAAGTTTTTAGAGCTTAAAGACCCAATTCTTATAAATGATAAAGTACGGATACCTTCGAGAGAGTCCATAAGATATATTATAATGATGTTTAAAGACGTTCAAATTAAGATTGGGGAGGTGGTGTTCATAGTAGATTTAATCGAGTTTCCGGTAGGAGGTTTTGAAATTATTTTGGGAATGGATTGGTTGATTAAACAAAGAGCTTTTATAGATTGATAACAAAGAAAGATCTCATTTAGGGGACCTAAAGGGGTGAGAGTGTCCTAAAGGGGTTTTATGATTAAGCCTAAGGTGAAATTTATAACAGCTACAACATTAATGTCTTACCTGTTGAAGGGATGTCAAATGTATCTATGTCATGTGCAAGACATGAGTGCGGCCGAATCTAAGAGAGAGGAAATTCCAGTTATTTGCGAGTTTTCCGATGTTTTCCCTGAAGAAATTCTTGGGTTACCAATTAAGAGGGAGATGGACTTTGGCATTGAATTGAAACCTCGGACGGGACCAATTTTGAAAGCACCTTATAGAATGGCACCTAAGAAGATGGAGGACCGAAAGAAGCAGTTGGAAGAATTGCTGGAGAAGGCTATGTGAGACCAAGtgtgtcaccttggggagcaccagtcttaTTTattaagaagaaagatggaagtatGAGGTTGTCCATTGACTATCGGGAGCTAAATAAGGTGACCATCAAGAAAAGATATCCTTTACCTCATATAGATAACCTGTTTGACCAACTGGGTGGAGctggtgtgttttccaagatagACTTGAGATCGGGATACCATCAGTTGAGAGTGAAAGAAGGAGATATTCCCAAGACAGCTTTCAAAActaggtatggccattatgaattTGTGGTAATGCCTTTGGGTTACTGATGCACccgctgtgtttatggatttaatTATCAGAGTGTTTAGTGCCTACCTAGATcaatttgtggttgttttcattgaCGACATCTTGGTGTACTCGAAAACAAGAGAATAGCATACCCAACATTTGAGACTAGTTTTACAAACCTTAAGGGAGAATGACTTGTATGCGAAATTGAGTAAGTGTGAGTTCCGGCTGGAGAAAGTGGCCTTCTTTGGTCACGTCATTTCGAAGGAAGGGGTGTCAATGGACCCGAGTAAACTTGAAGCAGTTTCTAATTGGGTGAGGCCAAAGAACATGGCTGATATTAGAAGTTTCTTAGGGTTAGCAGGGTATTATAGAAGGTTTGTGAATTATTTCTCGAAAATAGCTAAGCCCTtaacaactttgatgaggaagaGGAACCAGTTTAGATGGAATGAGAGTTGTAAGAAAGCTTTCCAAACTCTTAAGGAGCGCTTAACCACGGCTCCTATCTTAGCCTTACCAGATGGAAGTGACAATTTTGAAGTATACActgatgcctcaaagaatgggatGGGTTGCGTTTTTAAGTAGAATGGGAAGGTCATAGCTTAGGCCTCTCGTCAGTTGACGCCTTATAAGGAGAATTACCCTATCCATGATCTTGAACTAGGAGCCTTAGTATTTGCACTAAAAATATATGGAGAAACTACTTATACGGTGCGACATTTAAGGTATTTTCAAACCATAAAAGCTTGAAATATATTTACACTCAGAGCTAGTTAAATATGAGGCAAAGGAGGTGGATATAACTGATCATTGATTATAACAAGGGGATTGTGTATCATGagggaaaggcaaatgtggtggCAAAtgcactgagtaggaaatccATTCATCACCTATGCAGTGCTTTGTCTCGCATGAGTTTGAGAAAGGAGATTGAGAAGATGGGAGTTCATGTGATAAGAAAAGGGGAGAGCATTGGTGATTTGACAGTAGAGTctgaattgttttctaaaattTTGGAGAAACAATAGTATGATTCGAGGATGGCAAAATGGTGGGCTGAGGGAAATAGCAGAGTTTGTAGCCAAGTGTTTTGATAAACTATACAGAAACCTAAAGAAAACTTTTTGGTGGCCTGAATGATGAGGGAAATAGCAGAGTTTGTAGCCAAGTGTTTTGATATggctcatatttgagcatatttagtcccgaattagcctcgttcctatgctttttagtgcataattgggtcatttactatctttagtcttttgttttgcatattctttgaggttttgatctcTTGGTAGGAAaaaagtgcaaaccttgcatttttatggcaaaatggagctaaattgatcgaattcaataaccaagcatcaaagggaagacaatgctagaaggcctatgttgATAATTGGGAAAtggtgaaaggatccttgcatctccaacaagatccttaaggattgttgaagaaagaaaagaagagaagtgactgcccagcaatccgagcgGCGCAGTGCCCAGGACAAGCGTCGCCCTGTTacagtccgagcgtcccgtgcccaACACGCTCGTCTTAAGGCCCAATGATCTGAGTGTCCCaacctacaatccgctcggattctgctccagTGCCAACCGTCTCTACTGCCTAGCCGCTCGGGATGAGCGTACTCCATGAAGACTACCAAaacggatatgcgcatctccttcgagaggagcacttcctcaacttttcttaagggtcttaatcgtcatttaagcccttagtaaccctaatttatgtacctaatccttagtataaataccccattgtaataattagattatcatgttcttcttatgcattcttaatcttatcttaatcttgtaatcaactcttaatttagcattaatacaaatctcatttcttaatatttacttaatttctctattgttcatcatttatttggggtaattaaaagattatttgggtttatttggaggattgacaaccttccatcaatcatcaagtacttctattattctttgctttattatttggaatcatctttatagatataattctctcttaatccctttttaattattgttaatcatcttcatttattcatcatgttttgccttgctagtatgattgacaaccttgttagcatgttaaacttgataatgagtgagtagtttccttaactagggttaatgggtaattaggggaaatcaacatgcaTGGGGATTgtttcatgcttaatctaatatgctttcataattaatttgcttgcttgttgtaattccaacttatgcacatgttatgtatGATGAAATGCGagactatgaatccttgcattttttacccatcacttaccttttcaatgagacttgtaacacataaaccaactcgagtctcattagaccatgcatatagttggatagggaggattaagtcgacttgtaggtgttgtacaatctaatcgattcggctccaggacctaaaccttcctagggattgtaagatatacactaactcgatcccatcacaataataattgcttgtatctagtagaaaacatgtttgtatgatcaaatcccatgaatcccctatgaacccatgacaccctagtgcttttaatcatttgtttacatctcattttcatcatcttgcttgttttactta is a genomic window containing:
- the LOC141627791 gene encoding putative mitochondrial protein AtMg00860, whose product is MRLSIDYRELNKVTIKKRYPLPHIDNLFDQLGGAGVFSKIDLRSGYHQLRVKEGDIPKTAFKTRENDLYAKLSKCEFRLEKVAFFGHVISKEGVSMDPSKLEAVSNWVRPKNMADIRSFLGLAGYYRRFVNYFSKIAKPLTTLMRKRNQFRWNESCKKAFQTLKERLTTAPILALPDGSDNFEVYTDASKNGMGCVFK